The stretch of DNA TGAGTATCAATTGCCAGGCTTTGCGTTGTTGCTGACACCATGTTGTCGCTATCGGATAGCACGCCAGCAATATGATCGGACGTTAATTCGCTTTGCTCAGCAGCCACCACATTACCAATTGCGCTAGGGTTACTCGGCTCAATAACAAAAAAGACAATGAAACCGCCGATAAGCAACGACAGTAAGCTGGTAACAACTAAGGGGAGCTTAGATTGGCGTTGAGGTAACAGCGCATTTTGTGGTTTTGCCATGCTCTCAATACCGTGAGGCTGTTGTCGTTTGTCTAAATCTTTGAGCATTTTATTGATTACGCTCATACAACACCTCCCTTAAACCAATATAAAACCGCAAATACCATGCTGATTAATACCCCCGCAGCCAATGTCCTGCGTAACCATAAATGTCGACTAAGGGACGCATCTTCTGTGTCTGCGATAGCAGCCTCAACATGTTGCTTTGAAATTTTGCTCACCCCTTCGCCAAAACAAACTAACAGTGCCTTATGAGACAAAATATTAATCAAACGCGGGATCCCCCGCGCCGCTTTGGCTAGACGCTTAGCATCCACGTCGGTAAATAACTCGTCACCTATACTGCCAGCCACTTTTAAGCGATGCTGAATATATGCGGCAGACTCATCTAATGTGAGGGCTCGAAGGCAGTAACTGAAGGTGATTCTTTGCCTCAACTGCCTAAATTTACTCATGGCAAGACGCTCATCGAGCTCTGGTTGGGCAAACAACACCACTTGCAATAATTTGCGGCTCTCTGTTTCTAGGTTAGTGAATAACCGTAACGCCTCTAAACTATCGTCAGGTAAAGCTTGTGCTTCATCCAAGACTAAAATAATCGAATGACCATGTGCGCTTAACGCCATTAACTGTTGCTGAATTAACCCCGTCAGCTGTTGTTGATCAATCTGGCTAGAGTGTTTAAGGCCCAGTTCCATCGCCACCGCCCACCGAAGTTCGGCAGGCGTAAGATACGGATTAGGTAAATAAGCACAATGAAAACGCTCTGGCAGCTCATTCATTAGTTTTCTACAAATCAAGGTTTTTCCAGTACCGACTTCGCCGGTAACCTTGATAAAACCTTCACCTGTTTGTAACGCAGTTTGTAGCACTTGCATGGCTTCTACGTGCGGTGCTAAGCCAAAAAAGAACTCCGTATTCGGTGTCAGTGAAAATGGCGTTTCAGTTAACCGAAAATGCTGCAGATACAAACCTACTCCCCCTCTGGATACCAACGGTCGAGTAGCGCTTGAGAGCGTTTAAGTTCACTCTCCCAAGTGTCAGCACCCACAACGATAGGCTTCAGTAAGATAACCAATTCTGTTTTTACGGTAGAGTTAGCACGGTTAGTAAATGCCTCACCGATAAAGGGAATATCTCCCAGTAATGGCACCTTAGAAACGATCTCTATGTTTTCACTTTTCATCAAGCCACCAATAACAACCACGTCGCCACTTGCTGCTCGGATAACAGTGTCTGACTCGCGGATTTCACTTTGCGCCAAAGGCAGTTCCAAAGTGCTATCGGAGATCTTAATCGTTTTAGTCTGCTCTTTAATCTTAATCACCGATGGGTGGATATGTAATAACACATTGCCTTCGGCATCAATTTGCGGAGTAACATCAAGTGCAATACCGGAGAAAAATGGCGTCAGTTCAACTTCGGGACTGGTCACTGGCGTGGTGCCAGCAATCGTCGTTGAAGAAACATCGGTGACAAAATATTCGTCGGTACCCACTTTAATCACGGCTTTTTGGTTATTCGACGCCGTCACGCGCGGGCTCGATAGCACGTCAACATCACCCTGCGTATCAAGTAAGCTAATCATGGTGCTAAAGTCAGACCCTTTAAGCTTAATAGAGGTCACCCCGCCTAACGCACTGGTGATCTTGTCACTTAAGCCTGTTGACGGGCTAGTGCCAAAGGAGATATCGGTGCTACCAGCATGCCCTAATACGCTTTCCCAATGGATCCCTTGCTGATAGCCATCAGATAATGTCACCTCAAGTATTTTCGCTTCGATGATGACTTGACGTTGCAAGTGGCTTTCTGCCGTTTTAATAAAATTACGCACCTGTCTAATTTCATTAGGGTAGGCACGGACAGTGACGAGTCCAGCTTGTGGTGTAACCACCACTTGGCGCCCACCACCACTTTCACCCACAATGGAGACTAATGTTTCTTTTAACTCGCCCCAAAAATCAGACTTGGTTTTTGAACGGATAAACGTGCCGTTGGTTTGCTCGCTGCTACTGTTGCTACTGTTTGAATTAGAATCACTATTGGAGCTGTTATTCGAATTACTATTACCGCTATCGCTACTATTACCGCCACTGGAGCTGTTGTTATCATCTGATATACGCCCAGAATTAACCGAGGTTAACGATAAGCCTTCGCGCTGCATGTAGAGGTAATTGAGTGAAAAGGTTTCGGTACGCATACCGGCAGGATAAATACGTAAAATGCGCCCTTCTCGACTCACTTCATAGCCATAAATATCTTCAACAACCTGCAGCGTTTCCTGGAGGGTGACCCCTTTTAATGAAAGCGAAATGTGTCCAGAGACATCTGGATGTACTGCAACACTTAATGACGTACCCTGCACTAAACTAGGGAAAAATACTTTAGCGTCAACTTCATGAGCAGAAACATCAAAACGACGCTCAGCTCTTTTGGCTGGGGTAAAACCAGCAAGTAAACTGTCTGACGCTAGCTCTCTTTGCACTTCCTCTGGCAATATTGCAGGAGGCGGCGCTAAAGTGGCCGTTTCAGCGATCGCGATAGAATCCGCTAACGCTTGCTTAGACGCTACTGGGTTTGGCCTATCAACCGTTTGGCAGGCCACCAGTAACAATGTCAGCAAAGGGGTTATATATAGTGTTGAGCGCATCTGTTTAGTGTCCCTTAATCTCTAATATTGCTTTAAACATTGTCAGTTTACGGCCA from Shewanella sp. Choline-02u-19 encodes:
- a CDS encoding ExeA family protein gives rise to the protein MYLQHFRLTETPFSLTPNTEFFFGLAPHVEAMQVLQTALQTGEGFIKVTGEVGTGKTLICRKLMNELPERFHCAYLPNPYLTPAELRWAVAMELGLKHSSQIDQQQLTGLIQQQLMALSAHGHSIILVLDEAQALPDDSLEALRLFTNLETESRKLLQVVLFAQPELDERLAMSKFRQLRQRITFSYCLRALTLDESAAYIQHRLKVAGSIGDELFTDVDAKRLAKAARGIPRLINILSHKALLVCFGEGVSKISKQHVEAAIADTEDASLSRHLWLRRTLAAGVLISMVFAVLYWFKGGVV
- the mshL gene encoding pilus (MSHA type) biogenesis protein MshL, whose product is MRSTLYITPLLTLLLVACQTVDRPNPVASKQALADSIAIAETATLAPPPAILPEEVQRELASDSLLAGFTPAKRAERRFDVSAHEVDAKVFFPSLVQGTSLSVAVHPDVSGHISLSLKGVTLQETLQVVEDIYGYEVSREGRILRIYPAGMRTETFSLNYLYMQREGLSLTSVNSGRISDDNNSSSGGNSSDSGNSNSNNSSNSDSNSNSSNSSSEQTNGTFIRSKTKSDFWGELKETLVSIVGESGGGRQVVVTPQAGLVTVRAYPNEIRQVRNFIKTAESHLQRQVIIEAKILEVTLSDGYQQGIHWESVLGHAGSTDISFGTSPSTGLSDKITSALGGVTSIKLKGSDFSTMISLLDTQGDVDVLSSPRVTASNNQKAVIKVGTDEYFVTDVSSTTIAGTTPVTSPEVELTPFFSGIALDVTPQIDAEGNVLLHIHPSVIKIKEQTKTIKISDSTLELPLAQSEIRESDTVIRAASGDVVVIGGLMKSENIEIVSKVPLLGDIPFIGEAFTNRANSTVKTELVILLKPIVVGADTWESELKRSQALLDRWYPEGE